Sequence from the Dehalococcoidales bacterium genome:
AAGATGCTGAACCCTGGAAGAAGAGAGACCCCATCAAGATTCTCTCCGGCTACCTGGTAGAAAAAGGGGTACTAACGGAGCAGAGCGCTGCCGATTATACTGAGAAAGCCAGGGCGGAAGTGCTGAAAGCGCTACAGACTGCCGAGGCCGGCCCGCGGCCGCCGCGTGAAAAGGAATTCGCTATGTCCGAGATATTTGCCCCCTGATAAAAGGAGAAAAAGAAGATGAGAGAGATAAGTTTTACCGAGGCAATCCGTGAAGCCCTGCGGGAAGAGATGCGCCGGGACTCTGATGTCTTCGTCATCGGCATTGATGTGGGACTGCGTCCGGGAACAACCAAGGTAACTACCGGCTTGGCCGAGGAATTCGGCACCGACAGGCTGATAAATACCCCTATCGCTGAGGGGATTATCTCCGGGGCTGCCGTTGGCGCCGCCCTGATGGGCATGAGGCCGGTGGCAGAGATAATGTTTGCCGATTTTGTGATGGCGATCATGGAGCCGATGGTCACGGTGGCCGCCCGGGCGCGCTATATCACCGATGGCGGCGCCAGCGTGCCAATGGTAGTCAGGACTCCCTTCAGTCTCGGCGGGGCTTACATGTCAAATTTCGAGGCGTGGTTCGTGCATGTCCCGGGGATAAAGGTCGTTATGCCCTCTACCCCCTATGACGCCAAGGGACTGCTCAAGTCAGCCATCAGGGACGATAACCCGGTGGTCTTTTATGAGCACCAGGACTTTCACCGTGAATTGAAAGGCCCGGTGCCGGAAGAGGAATATACCATCCCCCTGGGGGTAGGTGACATCAAGCGCGAGGGCACGGACGTCACCGTCGTCGCCACTGGCAAGATGGTGCACGAGGCACTGGCTGCCGCCGAAGAACTGGCTAAAGAGTCAATCAGCGTGGAGGTAGTCGACCCCCGTTCCCTGTATCCTATCGATAAGAACATGATCCTGGGTTCAGTCAGGAAAACGGGGAGGTTGGTTGTCGCCCATGAAGCCTGTAAGACCGGGGGCATCGGGGCGGAAATCAGCGCCATCGTATCTGAGGAAGTTTTTCCGTCACTAAAGGCGCCGATTGCCCGGGTGGCCAATCCTGATGTGCATGTCCCGTATATTATACCTCT
This genomic interval carries:
- a CDS encoding alpha-ketoacid dehydrogenase subunit beta gives rise to the protein MREISFTEAIREALREEMRRDSDVFVIGIDVGLRPGTTKVTTGLAEEFGTDRLINTPIAEGIISGAAVGAALMGMRPVAEIMFADFVMAIMEPMVTVAARARYITDGGASVPMVVRTPFSLGGAYMSNFEAWFVHVPGIKVVMPSTPYDAKGLLKSAIRDDNPVVFYEHQDFHRELKGPVPEEEYTIPLGVGDIKREGTDVTVVATGKMVHEALAAAEELAKESISVEVVDPRSLYPIDKNMILGSVRKTGRLVVAHEACKTGGIGAEISAIVSEEVFPSLKAPIARVANPDVHVPYIIPLQKLVVPSKDDIIESVRKVMSTG